The Fragaria vesca subsp. vesca unplaced genomic scaffold, FraVesHawaii_1.0 scf0510796, whole genome shotgun sequence genome has a window encoding:
- the LOC101296732 gene encoding protein ycf2 A-like — protein sequence FLNKFLDNKPKGFLVDDSDDIDDSDDIGRDLDTELELLTMMNALTMDMMPEIDLFYITLQFELAKAMSPCIIWIPNIHDLDVNESNYLSLGLLVNYLSRDCERCSTRNILVIASTHIPQKVDPALIAPNKLNTMH from the coding sequence TATTTCTGAACAAGTTCCTGGATAACAAGCCCAAGGGTTTTCTTGTTGATGATAGTGACGATATTGATGATAGTGACGATATCGGCCGTGACCTTGATACGGAGCTGGAGCTTCTAACTATGATGAATGCGCTAACTATGGATATGATGCCGGAAATAGACCTATTTTATATCACCCTTCAATTCGAATTAGCAAAAGCAATGTCTCCTTGCATAATATGGATTCCAAACATTCATGATCTGGATGTGAATGAGTCGAATTACTTATCCCTCGGTTTATTAGTGAACTATCTCTCCAGGGATTGTGAAAGATGTTCCACTAGAAATATTCTTGTTATTGCTTCGACTCATATTCCCCAAAAAGTGGATCCCGCTCTAATAGCTCCGAATAAATTAAATACTATGCATTA